A window of Zingiber officinale cultivar Zhangliang chromosome 5A, Zo_v1.1, whole genome shotgun sequence contains these coding sequences:
- the LOC121980291 gene encoding calcium-dependent protein kinase 24-like isoform X1, with product MDQSSGQPPHGSSKPSSVLPRKTPNVKAHYRIGKKLGQGQFGTTYLCVDAATGREYACKSIPKRKLLCREDYEDVWREIQIMHHLSEHPNVVRIKGTYEDPVFVHLVMELCAGGELFDRIIQRGHYSERKAAQLIKTIAGVVEACHSLGVMHRDLKPENFLFASTDEDAALKATDFGLSVFYKPGDTFSDVVGSPYYVAPEVLRKYYGPEADVWSAGVILYILLSGVPPFWAETEAGIFKEILQGHIDFESEPWPCISDSAKDLIRNMLNKNPKKRFTAHQVLCHPWIVVDKVAPDRPLDSAVLSRLKQFSAMNKLKKMALKVIAESLSEEEIGGLKELFNMIDTDNSGTITFDELKDGLRRVGSELMESEIQALMNAADIDNSGTIDYGEFLAATLHVNKLERDENLVSAFSFFDKDGSGYISVDELSQACREFGLDDVHLDDMIKEIDQNNDGQIDYSEFAAMMRKGNGEIGRRTMRNSLRINLGDAFKISEQ from the exons ATGGATCAATCCTCCGGCCAACCTCCTCACGGCTCCTCCAAGCCCTCCTCGGTTCTGCCTCGTAAGACCCCGAATGTGAAGGCGCACTACCGCATCGGCAAGAAGCTGGGGCAGGGCCAGTTCGGCACCACGTACCTCTGCGTCGACGCGGCCACCGGCAGGGAGTACGCGTGCAAGTCGATCCCCAAGCGCAAGCTGCTGTGCCGCGAGGACTACGAGGACGTGTGGCGCGAGATCCAGATCATGCACCACCTGTCGGAGCACCCCAATGTGGTGCGGATAAAAGGGACCTACGAGGATCCCGTGTTCGTGCACCTGGTGATGGAGCTGTGCGCCGGCGGGGAGCTCTTTGACAGGATCATTCAGAGGGGGCATTACAGCGAGAGGAAGGCGGCGCAGCTGATCAAGACCATTGCGGGAGTGGTGGAGGCGTGCCACTCGCTGGGGGTGATGCACCGAGATCTGAAACCGGAAAACTTCCTGTTTGCTAGCACCGACGAGGATGCTGCTCTCAAGGCCACGGATTTCGGCCTCTCCGTGTTCTACAAACCAG GCGATACCTTTTCTGATGTGGTCGGGAGTCCATATTATGTTGCGCCTGAGGTATTGCGCAAGTACTATGGTCCGGAAGCTGATGTATGGAGTGCTGGtgtcattttgtatattttgctAAGTGGAGTACCGCCTTTTTGGGCAG AAACTGAAGCAGGGATTTTTAAGGAGATACTACAAGGTCACATAGACTTTGAATCAGAACCATGGCCTTGTATTTCTGATAGTGCTAAAGATTTGATTCGTAATATGCTGAATAAGAATCCAAAGAAGAGATTCACCGCTCATCAAGTTCTTT GTCACCCATGGATTGTTGTTGACAAAGTCGCACCTGATCGGCCCCTGGATTCTGCTGTCTTATCTCGCCTGAAGCAGTTCTCAGCGATGAACAAACTTAAGAAGATGGCCTTGAAG GTTATCGCTGAAAGCTTATCAGAAGAAGAGATTGGCGGTCTGAAAGAATTGTTCAATATGATCGATACAGATAATAGCGGGACAATCACATTTGATGAActaaaagatggtttaagaagaGTGGGTTCTGAACTAATGGAATCAGAGATCCAAGCACTTATGAATGCG GCAGACATTGATAACAGCGGCACCATAGATTATGGTGAATTTCTTGCTGCAACATTGCACGTGAACAAGCTGGAGAGGGATGAAAACCTAGTGTCAGCATTCTCCTTCTTCGATAAAGACGGAAGTGGCTACATCAGTGTGGATGAGCTTTCACAAGCTTGTAGAGAATTTGGTCTCGATGATGTTCATCTAGATGACATGATCAAAGAAATTGATCAAAACAAT GATGGACAAATAGATTATAGTGAGTTTGCCGCTATGATGAGAAAAGGAAACGGAGAAATTGGAAGAAGAACAATGAGAAATAGTCTGAGGATTAACTTGGGTGATGCTTTCAAGATTTCAGAGCAGTAG
- the LOC121980292 gene encoding serine/threonine-protein kinase SAPK7-like — protein sequence MEKYEFLKDIGYGNFGVTKLMKNKETKELVAAKYLPRGETIDDKVVREIVNHRSLRHPNIIQFMEVMLTPTHLVIVMEYAAGGELFERICSTGRFSEDEARYFFQQLICGVSYCHQLQVCHRDLKLENTLLDGSPSPKLKICDFGYSKSTLLHSQPKSAVGTPAYIAPEILAWKEYDGKMADVWSCGVTLYVMLVGAYPFEDPNDTKNFRKTIERIRAVRYKIPPHVHISPDCKHLLSQIFVANPARRITMQEIKNHIWYLKNLPRELTEAAQANYGYLCDSNVPTSSTGCLQSVIEIMQIVKEARIPPPVSQSDDEINWENDEPEEQEGEQDKSKNKEEKQHSTQKGKEHERSAQKGNDEQESSARNRKEEEH from the exons ATGGAGAAATACGAGTTCCTAAAGGACATTGGGTATGGGAACTTTGGAGTCACCAAGTTGATGAAGAACAAGGAGACGAAGGAGCTCGTCGCCGCCAAGTACCTACCCAGAGGGGAAACG ATCGATGATAAGGTTGTGAGGGAGATTGTTAATCATCGTTCGCTTCGTCATCCTAATATTATCCAATTCATGGAG GTCATGCTTACGCCTACACATTTGGTGATCGTGATGGAATACGCCGCCGGTGGAGAGCTCTTTGAGCGGATCTGCAGCACGGGAAGGTTCAGCGAGGATGAG GCGAGGTACTTCTTTCAGCAGCTTATATGCGGTGTCAGCTACTGCCATCAACTG CAAGTTTGTCATCGAGATCTGAAGCTCGAGAACACTTTGCTTGATGGTAGCCCGTCACCTAAACTCAAAATATGTGACTTTGGTTACTCTAAG TCCACGTTGCTTCACTCGCAACCCAAATCAGCAGTGGGAACCCCAGCATACATTGCACCAGAGATTCTGGCTTGGAAAGAATATGATGGAAAG ATGGCTGATGTTTGGTCTTGTGGGGTTACACTATATGTAATGTTGGTGGGAGCTTACCCCTTTGAAGatccaaatgatacaaagaactTCAGGAAGACCATCGAG AGAATAAGAGCTGTTCGATACAAGATACCACCACATGTTCATATTTCCCCAGATTGCAAGCACCTTCTCTCACAGATCTTTGTTGCCAACCCTGCTAGG AGGATCACAATGCAGGAAATAAAGAACCATATTTGGTACTTAAAAAACTTGCCTAGGGAGCTTACGGAAGCCGCACAAGCAAACTATGGATACTTGTGTGATAGCAATGTGCCCACCAGTTCCACTGGTTGCCTCCAGAGTGTCATAGAGATCATGCAGATTGTGAAGGAGGCAAGGATCCCCCCACCAGTCTCACAAAGTGATGATGAAATCAACTGGGAAAATGATGAGCCGGAGGAGCAGGAAGGCGAACAAGATAAgtcaaaaaacaaagaagagaaacAACATTCTactcaaaaaggaaaagaacATGAGCGTTCTGCTCAAAAAGGAAATGATGAGCAAGAAAGTTCCGCTCGAAATAGAAAAGAGGAAGAACACTAG
- the LOC121980291 gene encoding calcium-dependent protein kinase 24-like isoform X2, giving the protein MDQSSGQPPHGSSKPSSVLPRKTPNVKAHYRIGKKLGQGQFGTTYLCVDAATGREYACKSIPKRKLLCREDYEDVWREIQIMHHLSEHPNVVRIKGTYEDPVFVHLVMELCAGGELFDRIIQRGHYSERKAAQLIKTIAGVVEACHSLGVMHRDLKPENFLFASTDEDAALKATDFGLSVFYKPGDTFSDVVGSPYYVAPEVLRKYYGPEADVWSAGVILYILLSGVPPFWAETEAGIFKEILQGHIDFESEPWPCISDSAKDLIRNMLNKNPKKRFTAHQVLCHPWIVVDKVAPDRPLDSAVLSRLKQFSAMNKLKKMALKVIAESLSEEEIGGLKELFNMIDTDNSGTITFDELKDGLRRVGSELMESEIQALMNAADIDNSGTIDYGEFLAATLHVNKLERDENLVSAFSFFDKDGSGYISVDELSQACREFGLDDVHLDDMIKEIDQNNVCAGWTNRL; this is encoded by the exons ATGGATCAATCCTCCGGCCAACCTCCTCACGGCTCCTCCAAGCCCTCCTCGGTTCTGCCTCGTAAGACCCCGAATGTGAAGGCGCACTACCGCATCGGCAAGAAGCTGGGGCAGGGCCAGTTCGGCACCACGTACCTCTGCGTCGACGCGGCCACCGGCAGGGAGTACGCGTGCAAGTCGATCCCCAAGCGCAAGCTGCTGTGCCGCGAGGACTACGAGGACGTGTGGCGCGAGATCCAGATCATGCACCACCTGTCGGAGCACCCCAATGTGGTGCGGATAAAAGGGACCTACGAGGATCCCGTGTTCGTGCACCTGGTGATGGAGCTGTGCGCCGGCGGGGAGCTCTTTGACAGGATCATTCAGAGGGGGCATTACAGCGAGAGGAAGGCGGCGCAGCTGATCAAGACCATTGCGGGAGTGGTGGAGGCGTGCCACTCGCTGGGGGTGATGCACCGAGATCTGAAACCGGAAAACTTCCTGTTTGCTAGCACCGACGAGGATGCTGCTCTCAAGGCCACGGATTTCGGCCTCTCCGTGTTCTACAAACCAG GCGATACCTTTTCTGATGTGGTCGGGAGTCCATATTATGTTGCGCCTGAGGTATTGCGCAAGTACTATGGTCCGGAAGCTGATGTATGGAGTGCTGGtgtcattttgtatattttgctAAGTGGAGTACCGCCTTTTTGGGCAG AAACTGAAGCAGGGATTTTTAAGGAGATACTACAAGGTCACATAGACTTTGAATCAGAACCATGGCCTTGTATTTCTGATAGTGCTAAAGATTTGATTCGTAATATGCTGAATAAGAATCCAAAGAAGAGATTCACCGCTCATCAAGTTCTTT GTCACCCATGGATTGTTGTTGACAAAGTCGCACCTGATCGGCCCCTGGATTCTGCTGTCTTATCTCGCCTGAAGCAGTTCTCAGCGATGAACAAACTTAAGAAGATGGCCTTGAAG GTTATCGCTGAAAGCTTATCAGAAGAAGAGATTGGCGGTCTGAAAGAATTGTTCAATATGATCGATACAGATAATAGCGGGACAATCACATTTGATGAActaaaagatggtttaagaagaGTGGGTTCTGAACTAATGGAATCAGAGATCCAAGCACTTATGAATGCG GCAGACATTGATAACAGCGGCACCATAGATTATGGTGAATTTCTTGCTGCAACATTGCACGTGAACAAGCTGGAGAGGGATGAAAACCTAGTGTCAGCATTCTCCTTCTTCGATAAAGACGGAAGTGGCTACATCAGTGTGGATGAGCTTTCACAAGCTTGTAGAGAATTTGGTCTCGATGATGTTCATCTAGATGACATGATCAAAGAAATTGATCAAAACAATGTTTGTGCTG GATGGACAAATAGATTATAG